The genomic region TCGTCCCCAGGTACCCACTGCCTTGACGGGTGGACATGGGATGGTGTCGTCTTCGTGCATTAGATTGACACCTTGGGTCACTCATGCCGCGTACTGCTGGCTCGCCCGAGCCACAATGTTTGACCGACGAGCTTCTCGCGGAATTGATTGATGGCCGCCTCCCCCCGGAGGAGCTTTCCCGCGTGCACCACCATGCGGCGGCCTGCGCCGACTGCCGGGCGTTGCTGGTCACGGTGGTCCGCGGAGGCGTGCAGCCTCGGGAGCCAGACGAGCCCCCGCCCGAGGGGCCCAAGACCCTGGAGCCGGTCCCCTCCTCTGAACTCCCGGAAAAAGCCTGGGTCCCCCCGGACACGTTCGATGAATTCCGCCTCGTGCAGTTGCTCGGCCGGGGGGCGATGGGCGTCGTTTACCTCGCGCACGACACCTCCCTGGACCGGCAAGTCGCGGTCAAGTTCATCGCCTCACCTCAGCCCCATGCCCGGGCCCTCGAACACTTTCGAATCGAGGTGCGCGCCATCGCGAGGGTGCAGCATCCCAACGTTGTCACCGCCTTCCGGGTGGGAGAGGTAGCGGGACGTCCCTACCTCGTCTCCGAATACCTGGCCGGCCAGAGCCTGGCGGACATGCCGGTGCCCATGCCCTGGCGCCGGGCACGGGTGATGGGATTGGGCATGGCCCGGGGGCTCGCGGCGGCCCACCGCCAGGGCGTGCTCCACCGCGACCTCAAGCCCGCCAACGCCTTTCTCACCGCCGAAGGCGAGGTGAAGCTGCTCGACTTCGGCTTGGCCGAGCTCTTCGACGGGAAAACAGGGACTGGCGCGCCAGGCACCCGCACCCTCGCGGGCACCCCCCGGTACATGGCGCCCGAGCTCTTCCGGGGCCAGCTCGCGACCCCCCAGAGCGATCTCTATTCGTTGGGGGTCGTCCTCTACGAACTCTGCACGGGAACGCTCCCCTCCCCGCCTCGCACGCTTCCCCCCAAGCGCAACGGCCCGCCCGAGGCCCTTCCCACGAACGAGCAGGCCCCGGGGAAAACGCCCTCCCTTCCGGAGCAGGTGCCAGGCATTGATCTCGACTTCGCAGCGCTCATCGAGCGCTGTCTCCGCCTCGAGCCTTCCGAGCGCTTCGCTTCCGCGGAAGCGCTCCGTGTCGAGTTGGAGCGGCTCGGGCCATTCCAGGAAACGGACAGCATCCCGGACGCCAGCCCTTACCAGGGCTTGGCCTCGTTCGAAGCGGAGCACCGCGCGCTCTTCTTTGGCCGTGACGCCGATATTCGCGCCGTGCTCGACCGGCTGCGCCGGCACCCGGTGGTCCTCATCGCGGGCGACTCGGGGGTGGGCAAATCCTCCCTGTGCCGTGCCGGCATCCTGCCCCGCGTCGCCCAGGGGGCGCTCGATGACTACCTGGACTTTCGTCCGCTGACGTTGACGCCGGGCCGTCTGCCTCTCGCGGTGCTCGCCGCCACGCTGGCCCCTGTTCTTCACCGGACCGAGGCCGAGCTCATGGACCGGTTCACCGGAGCACCGGGATGGTTGGGCGCTGCCCTCCGGGCCCTCCACCCAGACGGCCACGGGGTGCTGGTGTTCGTCGATCAGGCCGAAGAACTGGTGACCTTGAGCGAGCCCGCCCAGGCCGTTCGCTTCGCGGAGCTTCTCGACGAATTGGCCCTGCCCGCGCCCGGCGTCCGGGTGCTGCTCACGGTCCGCGGCGACTTTCTCACCCGGCTGAGTGCCCTGCCCGGCATGGATTCGGCCATCGAGCGCTCGCTCTATCTGCTTCAGCACCTCAAGCCCGGAGGAATCCGCGAGGCCATCGTTGGCCCCGCGCGAAGCCGGGGCGTGAGCTTCGAATCCGAAGCGCTCTTGCAGACCCTGATTGACCAGACCTCTCAGGGCGCGGGCAGCCTGCCCCTGCTCCAGTTCACGCTGACCGAGCTGTGGGAGCGCCGCGATACCGCGCGCGCCCTCATTACCCGAGACACACTGGAGGCCATGGGAGGAGTGGAAGGCGCGCTCTCCCGGCATGCCGACACCGTGCTGGAACGGCTCACCCGCTTGGAGCAACAAGCAGCCCGTCACCTCTTGGGCCGGCTCATCACCCCGGAAGGCACACGCGGCGAGCAAAGCGAAGCGGAACTCACTGCGGAGTCGCCCGAGGCGCGCGCCGCGCTCCAAGTTCTCATCGAAGGGCGCCTGCTGCATACCCGCACCACGGGCCGTGACACACATTATGAGATCGCTCATGAGGCGCTGATCTCGAACTGGGGGACCTTGCGCCGCTGGCTCAACGAGGATGCCGGGCAGCGGGTCATCCGGCAACGCCTTGCGATGGCGAGCACCGAGTGGGAGCGGCTGAATCAAGCCGAGGAACTGCTGTGGCGCGAGCGCCAGCTTGCCGAGGCCAGTGCCATCGAGCCGCTTAGCCTGAAGAGCCGGGAGCAGGCCTTCCTCCGGGCCTCACGGCGAGCCCTGCGCCGCCAGCGCAGACGCGTCTGGCTGAGCATGCTGCTGGTGGGACTCGTGGCGGGAAGTGCCTATGCGGGCCCGCGCCTGCAAGAGCACCTCAATACCCAGCAGACCCTCAGGGGAATGCTGGAAGAGGCCCGGGCTTCGCTCCACGCCGGGCGGACGTTCGCGCAGCAGGCCACCATCAACCGCGAGAAGGCCGTCGTGCTGTTCGATGGCCAGACTCCCGGCTGCGCCCCCTCCGTCCACGCGTTTGTCGACGAATTGGTTCAGGCCGCGCTTCCATTGCCCGTGCAGTCCGAGGGAAAGCCTGGGCTCCCGTGCGCGCACCAAACCCTGCTCCTGCGTGACCGGGAATCCCGGGCGGAGCATGAATGGAGACAGGCACTCGGCGCGTTCGAGCAGGCGGAGCTGCGCTTTGCCGCCTCGGAGCGAAAGCTCGAAGATGTCCTCGAGCTGTCCTACAGGAACCCGGACGCACGCCAACTCCTCACCGAGACCACCTACGAGCGCTTCTTGCTGGCCGAGCGCTTTCACCGCCAGGAGGAACGCAACCGGTTCGAGGAGCGGTTCAGACGGCTCACGGGCAGCGATGCAGCGTCCAGAGACCTGCTCGATGTACCCGCCACGGTGGAGATCGAAACCGTTCCCTCGGGCGCACGGGTCGAACTGGTCGCCAGCGGTGAAGCGCTGCGAGCGCCTCGGGGCCTTTCGGGCCGCGCGCATGGGATGCTGGGCCTGACGCCCGTCGCCGGGCTGCCGCTCCGCGCGGGCTCGCACCAGCTACGCATCACACACGGTGACTCGCCTCCGGTCGATCTGCCCCTGCGCCTGGAGCGAGGAGAACACATGCGCCTCCGGGTGGTGATTCCCGCCTTCGTGCCCGAGGGCTACACCTATATTCCCCCCGGCTGTTTCCTCATGGGCAGTGCCGACATCGAACCCATGCGGCAATTCGAGGAGAGTCCTCCGATGTACCGGAAGTGCCTCCCAAAGGGGTTCTTCATCGGACGGACCGAGGTGACGCTCCAGGATTGGATGGACTATCTCGATGCTTTGGGTCCCAAGGCCGCAGCGCATAACCTGCTCGCGAAACTCGATACCAGCGCGGAGACGTCGCTGGATCTGCGGAAACAGCCCAAGGGCGCATGGCAATTCTCGCTCCATCTGCAGGACGAGGCTCTCCAGATACTGCTCGCGGGAAAGCATCTCCACTATCCACATCGGGAGAAGAACCAGACACAGGATTGGCGCCGACTGCCCCTGGCGGGGGTTTCCGCGAGTGAGCTGGAGAAGTACCTCCAATGGCTTGACCGGTCGGGCCGGGTGAAGGGGGCCCGTCTGTGCAACGAATCCGAATGGACTCGCGCGGCGCGGGGTGCGGATGACCGCCTGTTTCCCCATGGCAACAAGCTCGACCTGGACGATGCCAACTTCGACCAGACCTACGGCCGGCTGGTAGGCGCTTTTGGACCTGACGAGGCGGGGCGGCACCCGCGTTCCGACAGCCCCTGGAACCTCAGCGACATGGCGGGCAACATCTACGAAATCACGCAGCCCCTGTATCCCAAGCCGGGCATCGTGCTGAAAGGGGGCGCCTGGTATTACCCCCCCATTGCTGCGTACGTGGCGACGCGGCAGTTCGCCCCAGCCAGCATACAGGACCTCCGGGTGGGGCTGCGCGTCTGCGCTTCGATGCCCGCTCCTTGAGCGAGGGAGCGGCCGCGAGCGTGGAAGACGCCATCGGCCGGAGCGGGGCGGAGAAAAGGCAGGCACAGAGGGCGACTGCATAGATTGGCCGGACCGTGCCTCCTCTTTGTAGTGCGGCACGAACCGCATCGGCCATCGCCCGGGACGCTTTGCCTCCCGGCAGGTGGTTTCCCTTTCATCCCCAGCCAAAACATCCATGAAAAGACCGCTTTCGCTGCTTGTCTGCCTTTTGGTCAATTCGTCGTGGGCCTCTGGTCCCTCGCAGGACGCCGTGCACCCCTCCACTCAACCAGGTAAGCCGCCCCGGGTGGCCCCCTGTGGTGCCCCTGCGGATCCGATGCGCATGACTTGGCCCAATGGCTCCCAGCTGTGGGGAACCACGAAACTGACTGCCTCCAAGGAGATGAGCAGCGTTCTGACCTCAGTGGCGCTGGACGGCGTGCGCTTGGGAGGCGCTCCGCTCCAAGGTATCCGTCTGGAGAAAGGTTTCCTGGCGGCGCCAGACCTTGCACCGGACAAGCTCACGGGTGCCATCTTCCAGGGCACCGCCAGCGATGGGGGCCCCGTGGAGGTGGCGGTGTGTGGCGCCGAGCCCTCGGCCCAGGACTCCTCCCTGCTCTCGTACCGCATCGAGATCTGGAACCAGTCGAAGGAAGCCTGGGAGAACCCGTGCATCGCGACCCAGCAGGTGCCCAATCCCAAAGCACTCGCCGTGCAGAGCCTCTGGGATGAACGGGGAGCAAACCGCGACGAACCGGGAAAGTTCACCTTCGCCTGTGAAACGGGCGCAATCGCCAAGTGCATCCACTGGGGCTACAAGCCCTGGGCCACGAAGGACGGGCAGCCGCTGAAGGATCTGCACCAGGCCTGCACGCGCATGGTCCGCGCGGACTACTGCGGCGATGGCCGCAGCCATACCCGCCAGGACCATGTCATCGACATGTACGACACCATGGGCATCCAGGCCCGGACGACGGTGGCCTCCGCGAACTGGGTGCCCAGCAAGGCCTCCTTCGAGGCGGCTTGGACTCCCGAGGGTGCCTCGTGCCTGGCCCGCACCCGGGATGGGCAGCCGGCCCAGTCGGTTCTCAAGCAGTGCCCCAAGCGCTTTGAACTGGGCGAGCGGGATCTTGGGGAGGGCGATCACTGCGCCGCGCACCTCAAGAGCCCGCGCACCGGGACGGCGGTCCTGAGGAATCACTCTTACGGCCCACAGCGTCCAGGCACGGTCACCGCGAACCTGAGACGCACCCCGTAAGCGCCACACCGAAGCCTTGGGGGGGCGCTCCGGCCCTCCTCAGGGCATCAACCGCAGGGACTGCTCGAGCTGCTCCCTCACCTCTCCCAGCCGCGAGGGGTGCTTCACCGCGATGAACACCGTGTCGTCCCCCGCGATGGTGCCCGCCACCCCCTCCATGCCCACCGCGCGGTCCACCATCACCCCGACAATCTGCGCGTAGCCCGGCGCCGTCTTGAGCACGAGCATGTTCGGCGGCGCCTCCATCACCGTGGCTCGCACCGGGGGCGCAGGGGCCCGCTCCACGCGCTGGTAGCGTCCATTCACCTTCTGGACGGACAGGCGCTTGAGGTGCCGGGAGAGCGTGGACTGGCTCGGCGCCTGCCCCTCGCCCTCCAGCAACTGCTGAAGCACCGCTTGGTCCGTGATCTCGTGGGCCTCCAGCAACCGGAGGATCGCTTCGTCCAGATCCATGCACGGGACGATGCATCCACCTGAATATGCATGCAAGGGCCTCGTGAAACTCCCCCTGAATATCCCTGGAAATTAATCTCTTGCGCTGCGCGTCGTGGTGAATACTATGCGCCCCTCCTGCGGGCAGGCGCATATTCATGCATGCATATGCAGGCTCATCCACCGCCCCCACGGGCACTGCGAGGAGTCACCATGAAGCACCTGACCCACATCCGGGATCTCGGCCCCGAGGGCGTCGAGACGATTCTGGCGAAGGCGGCCGCCTGGAAGGGCAAGCCCGCCGAGCCGCTGTTCCTGGGCCGCATCCTGGGCATGGTGTTCTTCAACCCGTCGCTGCGCACGCGCGCCTCGTTCGAGTCGGTGATGCTGCGCGGCAGCGGCAACGCCATCGTCCTGGACGTGGGCAACGGCGTGTGGAAGCTGGAGGACCGGCCCGGGGCCATCATGAACCAGGACCGCGCCGAGCACATCAAGGAGGCCGCGCCCG from Stigmatella erecta harbors:
- a CDS encoding protein kinase domain-containing protein, with translation MPRTAGSPEPQCLTDELLAELIDGRLPPEELSRVHHHAAACADCRALLVTVVRGGVQPREPDEPPPEGPKTLEPVPSSELPEKAWVPPDTFDEFRLVQLLGRGAMGVVYLAHDTSLDRQVAVKFIASPQPHARALEHFRIEVRAIARVQHPNVVTAFRVGEVAGRPYLVSEYLAGQSLADMPVPMPWRRARVMGLGMARGLAAAHRQGVLHRDLKPANAFLTAEGEVKLLDFGLAELFDGKTGTGAPGTRTLAGTPRYMAPELFRGQLATPQSDLYSLGVVLYELCTGTLPSPPRTLPPKRNGPPEALPTNEQAPGKTPSLPEQVPGIDLDFAALIERCLRLEPSERFASAEALRVELERLGPFQETDSIPDASPYQGLASFEAEHRALFFGRDADIRAVLDRLRRHPVVLIAGDSGVGKSSLCRAGILPRVAQGALDDYLDFRPLTLTPGRLPLAVLAATLAPVLHRTEAELMDRFTGAPGWLGAALRALHPDGHGVLVFVDQAEELVTLSEPAQAVRFAELLDELALPAPGVRVLLTVRGDFLTRLSALPGMDSAIERSLYLLQHLKPGGIREAIVGPARSRGVSFESEALLQTLIDQTSQGAGSLPLLQFTLTELWERRDTARALITRDTLEAMGGVEGALSRHADTVLERLTRLEQQAARHLLGRLITPEGTRGEQSEAELTAESPEARAALQVLIEGRLLHTRTTGRDTHYEIAHEALISNWGTLRRWLNEDAGQRVIRQRLAMASTEWERLNQAEELLWRERQLAEASAIEPLSLKSREQAFLRASRRALRRQRRRVWLSMLLVGLVAGSAYAGPRLQEHLNTQQTLRGMLEEARASLHAGRTFAQQATINREKAVVLFDGQTPGCAPSVHAFVDELVQAALPLPVQSEGKPGLPCAHQTLLLRDRESRAEHEWRQALGAFEQAELRFAASERKLEDVLELSYRNPDARQLLTETTYERFLLAERFHRQEERNRFEERFRRLTGSDAASRDLLDVPATVEIETVPSGARVELVASGEALRAPRGLSGRAHGMLGLTPVAGLPLRAGSHQLRITHGDSPPVDLPLRLERGEHMRLRVVIPAFVPEGYTYIPPGCFLMGSADIEPMRQFEESPPMYRKCLPKGFFIGRTEVTLQDWMDYLDALGPKAAAHNLLAKLDTSAETSLDLRKQPKGAWQFSLHLQDEALQILLAGKHLHYPHREKNQTQDWRRLPLAGVSASELEKYLQWLDRSGRVKGARLCNESEWTRAARGADDRLFPHGNKLDLDDANFDQTYGRLVGAFGPDEAGRHPRSDSPWNLSDMAGNIYEITQPLYPKPGIVLKGGAWYYPPIAAYVATRQFAPASIQDLRVGLRVCASMPAP
- a CDS encoding ADYC domain-containing protein — protein: MSSVLTSVALDGVRLGGAPLQGIRLEKGFLAAPDLAPDKLTGAIFQGTASDGGPVEVAVCGAEPSAQDSSLLSYRIEIWNQSKEAWENPCIATQQVPNPKALAVQSLWDERGANRDEPGKFTFACETGAIAKCIHWGYKPWATKDGQPLKDLHQACTRMVRADYCGDGRSHTRQDHVIDMYDTMGIQARTTVASANWVPSKASFEAAWTPEGASCLARTRDGQPAQSVLKQCPKRFELGERDLGEGDHCAAHLKSPRTGTAVLRNHSYGPQRPGTVTANLRRTP
- a CDS encoding arginine repressor, with the protein product MDLDEAILRLLEAHEITDQAVLQQLLEGEGQAPSQSTLSRHLKRLSVQKVNGRYQRVERAPAPPVRATVMEAPPNMLVLKTAPGYAQIVGVMVDRAVGMEGVAGTIAGDDTVFIAVKHPSRLGEVREQLEQSLRLMP